The DNA segment GGCCTTCTGGGCCATCAGGCCTACGTTGGGGACGCTGCCGATGGTGGCGGGATCGAAGGCGCCGTGCTTCCGGCAATCGTCCATGACGGCGCGGTACATCGTGGCGTAGCAGCGGTCGGGGATCAGGGCGAGGGTGTCGTGCAGCTTGCCGTCGGTGCCCCACATCTTGCCGGAATCGCGCACCACCACGGGCATGGAGGCATCCACGATGATGTCGTTGGGCACGTGCAGGTTCGTGATGCCCTTGTCCGAGTCCACCATGGCCAGGGCGGGGCGGGCGGCGTAGACGGCCTGGAGGTCGGCCTCGATCGCGGCGCGCTGGGCTTCGGGCAGGGCCTGGATCTTGGCGTAGAGGTCGCCCAGCCCGTTGTTGGGGTTGACGCCCAGCTCGCGGAACGTGGCGGCGTGCTTGGTGAAGACGTCCTGGAAGAACACCGACACCGCATGGCCGAACATGACGGGGTCCGAGACCTTCATCATGGTGGCCTTGAGGTGCAGGGACAGCAGCAGCCCTTCCTTCTTCGCGGCGTCGATCTGGGCGGCGTAGAAGGCGCGCAGGGCCTTGGCGCTCATGACGGAGCTGTCGATGATCTCGCCCGCGAGGAGGGCGGTCTTCTCCTTGAGGACCTTCGCGGCGCCGTCGGCGCCCACGAATTCGATCCGGACGGTGGTGGCGGCCGGAACCGTGGTGGAGGTCTCGCTGCCGTAGAAGTCGCCACCGTCCATGTGGGCCACGCGGGATTTGGAGTCGGGGCTCCACGCGCCCATCTTGTGCGGGTGCTTCTTCGCGTAGTTCTTGACGGAAAGCGGGGCGCGGCGGTCGGAGTTCCCTTCGCGCAGCACGGGGTTCACGGCGCTGCCGAGGACCTTGGCGTAGCGGGCCTGGATGGCGCGCTCGGCGTCGTGCCGGGGCTGCTCGGGATAGTCGGGAATGGCGTAGCCCTGCTCCTGCAGCTCGCGGATGGCGGCCTTCAGCTGGGGGATGGACGCGCTGATGTTGGGGAGCTTGATGATGTTGGCTTCCGGCCGCAGGGCCAGCGCCCCAAGGAGGCCGAGGTTGTCGGGGATGTGCTGGGCCTCGGTCAGGTTCTCGGGGAACGTCGCCAGGATGCGGCCCGCGAGGGAGATGTCGGAGGTCTCGACGGCGATGCCGGTGCCCTTGGTGAAGGCCTGGATGATGGGAAGCAGCGAATAGGTCGCCAGGGCCGGCGCTTCGTCGATCTCGGTCCAGATGATCTTCCAGGGGGTCATGGGCTCTCCTTGGTGGCCGTCCCCGGGGCCCGCCCGGAAAGGGCCGATGGCTGGATCACTGCTTCCGGCGGCGGGGAATCAAGGCAGGCTCCCACGGCCAAAGCCTTGCCGCAAGCGGGTTTCAGCGGGACAACGGAGATTTGGGACTTCGGTCACGGAGCGGATTTCAGCCCGCCACCGCCAGGGCCGAGCCGGAAGCGGCCTTCACGGCGCCGCGGGCCACGGTGAAATCCATTCGGCCGAGGTTCACCCCGCCGAAGCCCACCTGGAAGATCAGGGTCTCCCCCTGGGCCTGGGGCAGCCGCTTGGGCTCGTCCATGAAGGTGTGGCTGTGGCCGCCGATGACCACGTCCACGCCCGGCACCGCGGCCGGCAGGCGCAGGTCGTCGTGGGCGGCGTCCTTCAGGTCGAGGCCGAGGTGGGAGAGGACCACCACCAGGTCCACCTTCTCCCGCTCGCGGAGGCGCTTCACGATCGGCTTCAGGCTTTCGTAGGGATCCTTCCATACGACGCCCTCGTGGTTCTTGGGCGCCACCAGGCCGGTGAAGGCCACGCCCACGCCCGTGATCCCCACCTTCACGCCCGGAAACTGGCGGATCACGTAGGGCTGCAGCCGCTTCTGGAGGGCCAGAGCCCCCGTGCAGTCGAAGTTGCAGTTCACGAACTGCACCGGCGGGTGGGCGTGCTTGAGC comes from the Geothrix sp. 21YS21S-4 genome and includes:
- a CDS encoding NADP-dependent isocitrate dehydrogenase, encoding MTPWKIIWTEIDEAPALATYSLLPIIQAFTKGTGIAVETSDISLAGRILATFPENLTEAQHIPDNLGLLGALALRPEANIIKLPNISASIPQLKAAIRELQEQGYAIPDYPEQPRHDAERAIQARYAKVLGSAVNPVLREGNSDRRAPLSVKNYAKKHPHKMGAWSPDSKSRVAHMDGGDFYGSETSTTVPAATTVRIEFVGADGAAKVLKEKTALLAGEIIDSSVMSAKALRAFYAAQIDAAKKEGLLLSLHLKATMMKVSDPVMFGHAVSVFFQDVFTKHAATFRELGVNPNNGLGDLYAKIQALPEAQRAAIEADLQAVYAARPALAMVDSDKGITNLHVPNDIIVDASMPVVVRDSGKMWGTDGKLHDTLALIPDRCYATMYRAVMDDCRKHGAFDPATIGSVPNVGLMAQKAEEYGSHDKTFIAAAEGVIRVVDEAGTVLLQQKVEAGDIFRMCQAKDAPIRDWVRLAVTRARLTGAPAIFWLDKARAHDAQLIAKVETYLKDHDTKDLDIRILSPVEAMKVSCERIRAGKDTISVTGNVLRDYLTDLFPIIELGTSAKMLSIVPLLGGGGLFETGAGGSAPKHVQQFQKEGYLRWDSLGEFSAFAASLEHLATTFGNAKAAVLAETLDQAIARFLDNDKSPARKVGQIDNRGSHFYLALYWAEALAAQIKDPDLRARFTAVAQQLADHEAGITAELIAAQGQPVDMGGYYHPDKTKTAKAMRPSGTLNWIVEGM
- a CDS encoding bifunctional UDP-sugar hydrolase/5'-nucleotidase; amino-acid sequence: MDRRDFLASLGAAALASRVPLRASEGPAAGRITLLHTNDTHSRIEPFGPGNGAISGKGGVARRATLVKQLRAQLGPVLLLDAGDTFQGTPYFNRYKGRLDYQLMRMVGYDAGTLGNHDFDNGVPLLVEAMESMEKLKHAHPPVQFVNCNFDCTGALALQKRLQPYVIRQFPGVKVGITGVGVAFTGLVAPKNHEGVVWKDPYESLKPIVKRLREREKVDLVVVLSHLGLDLKDAAHDDLRLPAAVPGVDVVIGGHSHTFMDEPKRLPQAQGETLIFQVGFGGVNLGRMDFTVARGAVKAASGSALAVAG